Proteins found in one Balaenoptera musculus isolate JJ_BM4_2016_0621 chromosome 4, mBalMus1.pri.v3, whole genome shotgun sequence genomic segment:
- the HRG gene encoding LOW QUALITY PROTEIN: histidine-rich glycoprotein (The sequence of the model RefSeq protein was modified relative to this genomic sequence to represent the inferred CDS: deleted 1 base in 1 codon): protein MKLLTAALFFILLIPRQRSCAVSPTGCDAAEPVAGKALDLISKGRGDGYLFQLLRVADVHLDKGSTAVYYLVLDVKESDCSVLSRKHWDDCEPAVSIRPSDTVIGQCKVIAITRLDGSQNLRVNDFNCTTSSVSSALVDTEDRPVLSNFFEDTELYRKQADKALEKYKRENGDFASFRVDKVKRVARVRGGERTNYYLDFSVRNCSSHHFPRHSHIFGFCRADLSYDVEDSDLETPKDIVINCEVFNLKEHINISGVKHRLGLPLHSGEHERSPAGRPPFKPNGSRTHHNPHKSHNFRCPPLLEDKNYSDSPPF, encoded by the exons atgaagttactcactgcagcactgtttttCATCCTTTTGATCCCACGGCAGCGTTCCTGTGCTGTGAGTCCCACAGGCTGCGATGCTGCTGAGCCCGTGGCTGGGAAAGCTCTAGACCTGATCAGTAAAGGACGGGGGGATGGCTACCTTTTCCAGTTGCTGCGGGTCGCTGATGTGCACTTGGACAAA GGATCCACAGCTGTCTATTATTTAGTCTTGGATGTGAAAGAATCTGACTGTTCAGTCCTATCCAGGAAACACTGGGATGACTGTGAGCCAGCTGTTTCTATACGTCCATCTGATAC GGTGATTGGACAATGTAAGGTAATAGCTATAACACGTTTGGATGGGTCTCAGAATCTTAGAGTGAATGACTTTAACTGCACCACAAGTTCTG TCTCTTCGGCACTGGTCGATACTGAAGACCGCCCAGTACTCTCAAATTTCTTTGAGGATACTGAGCTCTACAGAAAACAAGCTGACAAAGCCCTGGAGAAGTAC AAAAGGGAGAATGGTGACTTTGCTTCTTTCAGAGTGGACAAAGTGAAGAGGGTTGCAAGAGTT agaggaggggaaagaaccAATTACTACCTGGACTTCTCTGTGAGGAACTGCTCCAGTCACCACTTTCCCAGGCACTCTCAT ATCTTTGGATTCTGCAGAGCAGATTTGTCCTATGATGTAGAAGACTCTGACTTGGAAACCCCAAAAGACATTGTCATAAACTGTGAAGTTTTCAATCTTAAG GAACATATAAACATCAGTGGTGTGAAGCATCGTTTGGGCCTTCCCCTCCACTCTGGTGAGCATGAGCGTTCTCCTGCTGGCAGGCCTCCATTTAAGCCCAATGGATCTAGAACTCACCATAATCCCCACAAGTCACATAACTTTAGATGCCCACCTCTTCTAGAAGACAAAAATTACTCAGACAGTCCACCATTTTGA